The Syntrophorhabdaceae bacterium sequence GTGCCGCTGCCCGAAGAAGAGTCTTACCGTCCGGGTCAGGAACTCTTCGCCTGCTTTCTCCCTGCGGCTGAACGCTTCCGTGACAACTCCATCGATATGGGTACCGGCTTCGACTGTTTTCACGCCCTCGCCCACACGGCCAGCAAGGATGCGCGCCCCATCCAGCGCGCAAACCGGCTCCTCCTGAAGACACTCATGGAAAGAGAGGGGTTCGTCAACTATCAACTGGAATGGTGGCACTTCACCCTGAAGGATGAGCCTTTTCCCAACACGTATTTCGATTTTGTTATTGAATAGGTGAATTCAAGAGAGCGTAATGTGGAAAGCATGGCGCATCGTTTGCTTTCGGCCCGTAAAAGACTTCTTCGGGGTATTGGGGGGGTTTACTGGGGGCCAATACCGACGCGCCATGCTGGTGGGCTTTACAGACTGCCGCGGTGAGGTTCACGATATCCTCCCCTGGCATTCGACAATATGCGACAGGGCGGGCACCAGATCATCGTAGAGCCTTCTCTTGGTGACAAAGGCGTTCGCGCCCGCCTTCAACGCGGCCTCCTTGTAAGCACTGTTCTCATGGATGGTGAGGATCACCACCTTCGTATCGGGCAACATGGCCTTGAGCTCTATCGTTGCATCTATGCCGTTCATCCCGGGCATATCGATATCCATGATGACCGCAAGCGGCGCTTCACGGCGGCAATAAACCAGCGCCTCCCGGGCAGTTCTCATCTCTACGAAGGAACATGCGGGAAGTTCTTCCTTCAGCCACTCATGAAGAAGCCGTCTGAGGTTCACATGGTCGTCGACGATGACAATGGTCATTCTCTCCTCCTCTGTCGAATGAATAAGAATAACCGACGGGGATAGTGATTGTATGTCGGGAGAGTTGGACAAATTCGGGGGGAATGTTCGATAAAACTGGAGTATCCCTCACTCCAGATCTGTCAGTCCGTGCCTGATGGCAAATTTAACGAGGCCGGGAATGTCTGTTACGTTCAGTTTTTGCATGAGCCGGCTGCGATATGTCTCGACGGTCTTTGGCGAGAGAAAGATGGTGCCGGCGATCTCCGCGCTTGATTTTCCCTCCACGACCATCTGGAGTATTTCCCGCTCACGCTGGGTAAGGCGGTCGAGGGGGTTCTCGGGTTCCTTCATATCCTGCTTGCTCAGGTAATCGTCTATGACCCTGTCGGAGATCTTCTGGCTCAGGTAGCGGCCGCCTCTGTACACGGTGTTGACGGCGCTCACAACCTCCACCCCCGCCGACTCTTTTAAAAGATAGCCCCTGGCGCCGACCTTCAGGGAACGGTATATATGCTCCGTCGTGGAATGCATGGAAAGGATGATGATCTGTGTCGATGAACTTTCCTGCCGTATCCGGTTTGCGGCGTCAATACCGTTCAGTTCGGGCATGGCTATGTCCATTATGACGATGTCCGGATGAAGCCTCGCCGCCTGCCTGACGGCTTCTCGTCCATTCGTTGCCTCCCCGGTCACTATAATGTCAGGCTGAGATTCGAGAAGGAGCTTCAACCCGTCCCGCACTATGGCATGGTCATCGGCTATAAGAACGCTTATTTTCATGGACGGACCTCCACCACGATGCGTGTCCCTTTCCCGGGAACACTCTCTATCATGCATTTACCCCCTATGGATATCGCCCGCTCGGATATGTTCGCCAGACCCCAGGTGTCCCTTTTCTTAGAGCGATGCATCTGTGCCCTGTCAAACCCCACCCCATTGTCCTCGACGACGAGCTTCACCCCTTCCGAGTTGCTCTCGAGGAGGATGGACACCATCGTCGCGCCGGAATGCTTGACCACATTGTTCAGGGCCTCCTGGATGATCCGGAACAATGACGTTTCGGTATGCATGCCGGGACGGGAAACAAGGTCCTCCCCGACGACATTCACCGTGACACCCGTGCGTTCCCTGAATTGCCCGGCATACCACCTGATGGCTGCGAAAAGCCCGTAGTCGTCGAGCACAGGCGGGCGCAGCTGAGCCATGACGTCGCGAATGCTTGCCGTCGTATCCTCGATAAGGGACATGGAATCGGCGATCCTGGCTTCGAGGGCGTCCACATCCTTCATCGACAGCTTGGTCCTCATGATATTGAGATTGAGTCCCAGCGCGGTCAGGTTCTGGCCGACGAGGTCGTGGAGTTCGCTCGCTATCCTTCGCCGTTCCAGGTTCTCAGCCTCGGAGAGCTTTTTCGAAACGGCCATGAGCTGCGCGTTCGTTCGTTCGAGTTCGACCGTCCTCAACTGGACCAGTTTTTCCAGCTTGCCCTGGTACCTTTCAAGGGCCCGTTCATATTCGACCCTGTCCGTTATGTCTTCCCCGGAACTGAGCAGGCCCGTTATGTTTTCCGATTCATCCCGAAGAAGGGTGTAATGCCAGGCAACGATGCGCTCCTTGCCCTGTGCCGTCAGGACCGCGCTCTCGCGGTACTCGATGCCTTCCGTCTGTCCCGAGAGAAAGCGTGAAAAAAATAGGCGCTCCTCCTTTCTGTCGAAGGGAGGCACAAAGGCCTCGAGCCAGTTGCACCCGACAGCCGTGGGCCCGTCACAACCGAGTATCTCGCATCCCCTCCTGTTGATGAGAACAACCCTTTCCGAAACATCGATGACAACGAAGAGGATTCCCGCGATACTGAGATAGGTCTCAGCCCGGTTCTTCTCAACAAGCAGCCTCTCCTCGCTTTGTTTCAGGTCACGCAATATGAGGCTGTATGGCTGCTCAAGTCCCGTCTTGATCATCGCATGGTACAGGAGATAGTAGGACGCCAGCTTGAAGTAGTGTCCTGTGAGATTGAAGACCCCGTATACGTCCACATAAAAGGTGAATGTCAGCTCCGAAGCAATCGTGCAGATGATGGATGCGACGATGAGCATCAGTATGTTGTGGTCGAAAGCATCGCGCCGGATCATGAGGGCGGCTATGGCGGCGATGAGGAACATTATGATGAGATACTCGCTGAACACCTTGAAATGCGTCAGCCCTGAGCCTTCCGCGAAGCAGACGGGAAAGACCGGGTATCCGAATATCGACACAAGGATGGCGGACGATCCCGCGAGATAGATCACAAATATCGGCAGAGGGTCCATTTTCTTCCCGATCAACATCGGGGAAACAAGAAGAGAGATGCCCTGAACGTACCTTCCGGCTATCCACAACTGGGTCGCCAGATTCGCCCCGGGCAGGGAAAAGATGTTCATGCCCCTGTATGCCAGAATATGAGCGACATCGAAAACACCGACAAAGAAGTAAGAGATCCCAAGGAAGAGCAGGAAGTTGTTTCCGATGAATCTCCGGGAATTCCAGGCGAACATGAATATCCCGAAGGCTATGACAACACAAAAGAGCTCGACAAGACCGTGGAACAGGAGATAACTGTACAGGCTGGCCAGATACAGACCGGATGCAATGGCTGCAACGAGCGCTATCGCGGCAACTCTCCTCAACCCGCGTCCCCCTTTTTCTCCGAAACGACCCGCGACACTCAATATCAGTTCATATAAAGGATTATCAATAATAGTAATATGCTTCCCGGAAATCCGCAAGAAAGATTCGGGGAAGACAATTGCATGGGCGGGACAATGCAGATCAATCGGTAGATTGGCGGCTGTCTTTTCTTTGGTTATTTTTCTTCTGCATTGCTTCCCTCAATCTCTCGGCGAGGAGGGTGTAGCGCCTGCGGGGTCTGTCGTTGTGTATCGCTATGGAAAGGGCCTTCTTTGTCCCGATGAGATAGACAAGCTTCTTTCCCCGCGTGATCGCCGTGTAAAGGAGATTCCTTTGCAGGAGGAGATAATGCTGTGTCAGGAGGGGCATGACCACAACGGGATATTCGCTCCCCTGCGATTTGTGGACCGAGATGGCGTAGGCCAGGATCAGTTCGTCGAGATCATTGAAGTCGTAGGAGACAACCTTTCCGTCAAATTCAACGCTGAGTTCCTGGACCTCCCTGTCTATGGCGATGACCCGTCCGATGTCTCCGTTGTAAACATCCTTTTCATAGTTGTTCCGTGTCTGGAGCACCTTGTCGCCCCTTTTGAAGAACCTGCCGCCCCGTGATATCCCGTCTGTGGACCTGTTCAATGTCTCCTGGAGGCGCACGTTCATATTCGACACGCCAACCACACCGCGATGCATGGGCGTC is a genomic window containing:
- a CDS encoding response regulator transcription factor yields the protein MTIVIVDDHVNLRRLLHEWLKEELPACSFVEMRTAREALVYCRREAPLAVIMDIDMPGMNGIDATIELKAMLPDTKVVILTIHENSAYKEAALKAGANAFVTKRRLYDDLVPALSHIVECQGRIS
- a CDS encoding response regulator transcription factor, producing the protein MKISVLIADDHAIVRDGLKLLLESQPDIIVTGEATNGREAVRQAARLHPDIVIMDIAMPELNGIDAANRIRQESSSTQIIILSMHSTTEHIYRSLKVGARGYLLKESAGVEVVSAVNTVYRGGRYLSQKISDRVIDDYLSKQDMKEPENPLDRLTQREREILQMVVEGKSSAEIAGTIFLSPKTVETYRSRLMQKLNVTDIPGLVKFAIRHGLTDLE
- a CDS encoding MASE3 domain-containing protein; the protein is MRRVAAIALVAAIASGLYLASLYSYLLFHGLVELFCVVIAFGIFMFAWNSRRFIGNNFLLFLGISYFFVGVFDVAHILAYRGMNIFSLPGANLATQLWIAGRYVQGISLLVSPMLIGKKMDPLPIFVIYLAGSSAILVSIFGYPVFPVCFAEGSGLTHFKVFSEYLIIMFLIAAIAALMIRRDAFDHNILMLIVASIICTIASELTFTFYVDVYGVFNLTGHYFKLASYYLLYHAMIKTGLEQPYSLILRDLKQSEERLLVEKNRAETYLSIAGILFVVIDVSERVVLINRRGCEILGCDGPTAVGCNWLEAFVPPFDRKEERLFFSRFLSGQTEGIEYRESAVLTAQGKERIVAWHYTLLRDESENITGLLSSGEDITDRVEYERALERYQGKLEKLVQLRTVELERTNAQLMAVSKKLSEAENLERRRIASELHDLVGQNLTALGLNLNIMRTKLSMKDVDALEARIADSMSLIEDTTASIRDVMAQLRPPVLDDYGLFAAIRWYAGQFRERTGVTVNVVGEDLVSRPGMHTETSLFRIIQEALNNVVKHSGATMVSILLESNSEGVKLVVEDNGVGFDRAQMHRSKKRDTWGLANISERAISIGGKCMIESVPGKGTRIVVEVRP